The following coding sequences are from one Nilaparvata lugens isolate BPH chromosome 4, ASM1435652v1, whole genome shotgun sequence window:
- the LOC111051850 gene encoding dopamine receptor 2-like, producing the protein MTTCNPRSAMNVSLEESDWNVTSSIWNATEPTDLDWALMIQERALLASLLLLFSAATVFGNALVMVAVARERYLHTATNYFVTSLALADCLVGLVVMPFSALYEVLQNNWFFGINWCDVWRSLDVLFSTASILNLCVISLDRYWAITDPFTYPTRMSRNRACLLIAAVWVCSGAISFPAIVWWRAVRVEEVPALKCPFTDSLGYLVFSSTISFYVPLFVMVFTYYKIYRAAVTQTRSLKLGTKQVMMAPGEMELTLRIHRGGGGGGTAHLYNSTTSDDLPDDHPSSSSPQNGGLTRQTSRVIHGKHLGKNFSLSRKLSKFAKEKKAAKTLGIVMGVFIICWLPFFVVNLLSGFCADCIWEAELVSAIVTWLGWINSGMNPVIYACWSKDFRR; encoded by the coding sequence ATGACAACATGTAATCCTCGATCAGCAATGAACGTTTCGTTGGAGGAGAGTGACTGGAACGTAACCTCCTCGATCTGGAATGCGACAGAACCAACCGACCTGGACTGGGCGCTGATGATCCAGGAGCGAGCCCTTTTAGCCAGCCTACTGCTCTTGTTCTCAGCTGCCACCGTCTTCGGAAACGCTCTAGTGATGGTGGCAGTTGCGCGTGAAAGGTACCTTCACACAGCCACCAACTACTTCGTCACCTCATTGGCATTGGCCGATTGTTTAGTGGGGTTGGTGGTGATGCCATTCAGTGCACTCTATGAAGTTTTGCAGAACAATTGGTTTTTTGGAATCAACTGGTGCGACGTTTGGAGGTCTCTGGACGTTCTTTTCAGCACGGCATCAATACTGAACTTGTGTGTGATCTCGTTGGACAGATACTGGGCTATCACTGATCCGTTCACGTACCCGACACGTATGAGTCGCAACAGAGCGTGTCTGCTGATTGCAGCAGTTTGGGTGTGTTCAGGCGCCATCTCTTTCCCGGCGATAGTTTGGTGGAGAGCAGTGCGTGTTGAAGAGGTGCCTGCACTCAAGTGTCCTTTCACTGACAGCTTGGGTTATCTGGTCTTTTCCTCGACAATCTCCTTCTACGTTCCACTGTTTGTGATGGTGTTCACTTACTACAAGATCTACAGAGCAGCGGTTACTCAAACAAGGTCCCTGAAACTGGGTACCAAACAAGTGATGATGGCACCTGGGGAAATGGAACTGACGCTCAGGATCCATCGTGGAGGGGGCGGAGGTGGAACCGCACATCTCTACAACTCCACCACATCTGACGACCTACCTGACGACCATCCCTCATCCTCATCACCACAAAATGGCGGCCTCACTCGACAAACGTCACGTGTCATCCACGGAAAACATCTGGGGAAAAACTTTTCTCTGAGTCGTAAACTGTCCAAATTCGCCAAAGAGAAAAAAGCAGCGAAAACTCTGGGCATTGTGATGGGTGTTTTCATAATTTGCTGGCTTCCTTTCTTTGTGGTGAATCTGCTGTCGGGGTTCTGTGCCGACTGCATCTGGGAGGCAGAGCTCGTGTCGGCCATTGTCACCTGGCTTGGCTGGATCAACTCTGGCATGAATCCGGTCATCTATGCTTGTTGGAGCAAGGATTTCAGAAGGTAA